The Streptomyces albofaciens JCM 4342 genome has a segment encoding these proteins:
- a CDS encoding class II 3-deoxy-7-phosphoheptulonate synthase — MDVSAPKSRTAPAVPPAPEQQPQWPDEAARDAVVAELRAAAPLVFAEECDRLRDRLAAVARGEAFLLQGGDCAETFRQTSAESVGATLRTLLQMAVVLTYAASVPVVKVGRMAGQYAKPRSAPDETRDGVTLPVYRGDAVNGLEFGAEARRADPRRMRRVYDASTTTLNLVRALTQGGFADLHQVHAWNRGFVTDSPAGRRYEELADEIERSLLFMRACGVAPGEVHAAEFFVSHEGLLLDYENALVRTDDRTGTRYASSGHLIWVGERTRHPDGAHLDFLSRIRNPVAVKIGPDARPDELLRYIDRLDPDREPGRLTFVVRMGAERVRDRLPQLVEKAVADGARVAWVCDPMHGNTYVTPTGHKTRRFDVILDEVQGFFEVHRALGTHAGGLHVELTGSDVTECVGGGSTVDVADLPLRYESACDPRLNHGQSIDLAFRAAEMLRG; from the coding sequence ATGGACGTGTCCGCACCGAAAAGCCGTACCGCGCCGGCGGTCCCGCCGGCGCCGGAGCAGCAGCCGCAGTGGCCGGACGAGGCGGCCCGGGACGCGGTGGTCGCCGAACTGCGCGCCGCCGCGCCGCTGGTGTTCGCCGAGGAGTGCGACCGGCTGCGGGACCGGCTGGCGGCGGTGGCCCGCGGCGAGGCGTTCCTGCTCCAGGGCGGGGACTGCGCGGAGACCTTCCGGCAGACCTCCGCCGAGTCGGTCGGGGCGACGCTGCGCACCCTGCTCCAGATGGCGGTGGTGCTCACGTACGCGGCGTCCGTGCCGGTGGTCAAGGTCGGCCGGATGGCCGGGCAGTACGCCAAGCCGCGCTCGGCGCCGGACGAGACCCGTGACGGCGTCACGCTGCCCGTCTACCGGGGCGACGCGGTCAACGGGCTGGAGTTCGGCGCGGAGGCGCGACGTGCCGACCCGCGCCGGATGCGGCGGGTGTACGACGCCTCCACGACCACGCTCAACCTCGTACGGGCGCTGACCCAGGGCGGTTTCGCGGACCTGCACCAGGTGCACGCCTGGAACCGGGGCTTCGTCACCGACTCCCCCGCGGGCCGGCGCTACGAGGAGCTGGCCGACGAGATCGAGCGGTCGCTGCTGTTCATGCGGGCGTGCGGGGTGGCGCCCGGCGAGGTGCACGCCGCCGAGTTCTTCGTCAGCCACGAGGGGCTGCTGCTGGACTACGAGAACGCGCTGGTCCGCACCGACGACCGGACCGGGACCCGGTACGCCTCCAGCGGGCACCTGATCTGGGTGGGCGAGCGCACCCGGCACCCGGACGGCGCGCACCTGGACTTCCTCAGCCGGATCCGCAATCCGGTCGCGGTGAAGATCGGCCCGGACGCGCGCCCCGACGAACTGCTGCGCTACATCGACCGGCTGGACCCGGACCGGGAGCCGGGCCGGCTGACGTTCGTGGTGCGGATGGGCGCGGAGCGGGTGCGCGACCGGCTGCCGCAGCTGGTGGAGAAGGCGGTGGCGGACGGCGCTCGGGTGGCCTGGGTGTGCGACCCGATGCACGGCAACACCTATGTGACCCCCACCGGCCACAAGACCCGGCGCTTCGACGTGATCCTGGACGAGGTGCAGGGCTTCTTCGAGGTGCACCGGGCGCTGGGCACCCACGCCGGCGGCCTGCACGTGGAGCTGACCGGCAGCGATGTGACCGAATGCGTGGGCGGCGGCAGCACGGTGGACGTGGCGGACCTGCCGCTGCGCTACGAGAGCGCCTGCGACCCCCGGCTCAACCACGGCCAGTCCATCGATCTCGCTTTCCGGGCCGCGGAGATGCTGCGCGGCTGA
- a CDS encoding non-ribosomal peptide synthetase: MKPVTGDRGGAGAHVADVLELFEHQVRTVPERTALAIGPHTFTYAQLDSSSAALAQRVADGGGIRPGSGQAVALHLRQSAHTVVGMLAALRLGVAWYVIEPEPHATGPAAERLRTALADAGCAAVVFDGTDPATAPEAVAAVAPRTPRIDLSGPDGTATSRTAGSGTAASRAAGSGAAPRARVPGGAPAYVIGTAGSTGAPKAVVVSRDALAQLMAVRGEEPGATTFSPCRLAWDGSLLLLFHALCTGGTAVLPDARELPDAARSAALVTTWRARRIAAPPSFYRLMLPHLAGADRHLRGVVLGGEPVPAALLDAHRRTLPGTRLRNEYGPTEATVSVIGHEAPEAHGVHGVPEAPDDTTAPDAGLPIGRPLGPVTRVYVLGRDLRPVPGGALGELYIGGPQVALGYAGRPAETASRFVADPYAGAPGARMYRTGDLARVAASGVISFAGREDGQVKVRGARIERHAVEAVVESHPGVGRAYVLAVPDERSDTALVAFWSAGPRTEGPTVRELLVHCASRLPAHAVPERFVRVADMPLTPQGKTDENALRALLAEAAPSDADGGAHRFGTGLEQQVAALWAEVLRHDGFGPDDGFFAAGGNSRRVVELHLGLERRWPGAVRVGQLFDLVTVRDQAAAVGRALAGSEGPAGAPAGFEV; encoded by the coding sequence GTGAAGCCGGTCACGGGGGATCGCGGCGGGGCGGGCGCGCACGTGGCGGACGTGCTGGAGCTGTTCGAGCACCAGGTGCGCACGGTGCCGGAGCGCACCGCGCTGGCCATCGGCCCGCATACCTTCACCTACGCCCAACTGGACTCGTCCTCCGCCGCCTTGGCACAGCGCGTCGCCGACGGCGGTGGCATCCGGCCGGGCTCCGGCCAGGCCGTGGCGCTCCATCTGCGGCAGAGCGCCCACACGGTCGTCGGCATGCTGGCGGCCCTGCGCCTCGGCGTGGCCTGGTACGTGATCGAGCCGGAGCCGCACGCCACCGGACCGGCCGCCGAACGGCTCCGGACGGCGCTCGCCGACGCCGGCTGCGCGGCCGTCGTCTTCGACGGCACCGATCCCGCGACCGCCCCGGAAGCGGTGGCCGCGGTGGCGCCCCGTACGCCCCGGATCGACCTGTCCGGGCCGGACGGGACGGCGACCTCCCGAACGGCCGGCTCCGGAACGGCCGCCTCCCGGGCGGCCGGGTCCGGGGCCGCGCCACGGGCCCGGGTGCCGGGCGGCGCACCGGCGTACGTCATCGGCACCGCCGGTTCGACCGGCGCCCCCAAGGCCGTCGTGGTCAGCCGCGACGCCCTCGCCCAGCTGATGGCCGTACGCGGCGAGGAGCCGGGCGCGACCACCTTCTCGCCGTGCCGGCTGGCCTGGGACGGGTCCCTGCTGCTGCTCTTCCACGCGCTGTGCACCGGCGGCACGGCCGTGCTGCCGGACGCGCGGGAACTGCCCGACGCGGCGCGGAGCGCGGCGCTCGTCACCACCTGGCGGGCCCGGCGGATCGCCGCGCCGCCGTCCTTCTACCGGTTGATGCTGCCGCATCTGGCCGGAGCCGACCGCCATCTGCGCGGCGTGGTCCTAGGCGGTGAGCCGGTCCCCGCCGCACTCCTCGACGCCCACCGCAGGACGCTGCCCGGCACCCGGCTGCGCAACGAGTACGGACCGACGGAGGCCACCGTCAGCGTCATCGGGCACGAGGCGCCGGAGGCCCACGGCGTACACGGCGTGCCGGAGGCCCCCGACGACACCACCGCCCCGGACGCCGGCCTGCCGATCGGCCGCCCCCTCGGGCCCGTCACCCGGGTCTACGTCCTCGGCCGCGACCTCCGGCCCGTTCCCGGCGGGGCGCTGGGCGAGCTGTACATCGGCGGCCCGCAGGTCGCCCTGGGGTACGCGGGCCGCCCGGCCGAGACCGCGAGCCGCTTCGTGGCGGACCCGTACGCCGGCGCCCCGGGCGCCCGGATGTACCGCACCGGCGATCTGGCGCGGGTCGCCGCGTCGGGTGTGATCAGCTTCGCGGGGCGCGAGGACGGACAGGTGAAGGTGCGCGGGGCGCGGATCGAACGGCACGCCGTGGAGGCCGTGGTGGAGAGCCACCCGGGGGTCGGACGGGCGTACGTCCTGGCGGTGCCCGACGAGCGCTCGGACACCGCCCTCGTGGCGTTCTGGTCCGCCGGGCCGCGCACGGAGGGGCCGACGGTCCGCGAACTGCTCGTGCACTGCGCGTCCCGGCTGCCCGCGCACGCCGTTCCCGAACGCTTCGTGCGGGTCGCGGACATGCCGCTGACGCCCCAGGGCAAGACCGACGAGAACGCCCTGCGCGCGCTGCTCGCGGAGGCGGCGCCCTCCGATGCGGACGGCGGCGCGCACCGGTTCGGCACCGGGCTGGAACAGCAGGTCGCCGCGCTGTGGGCCGAGGTGCTGCGGCACGACGGCTTCGGCCCCGACGACGGCTTCTTCGCGGCGGGCGGCAACTCGCGCCGGGTCGTGGAGCTGCACCTGGGCCTGGAGCGGCGGTGGCCGGGCGCCGTCCGGGTGGGACAGCTCTTCGACCTGGTCACCGTACGGGACCAGGCGGCGGCCGTCGGCCGGGCGCTCGCCGGGAGCGAGGGGCCGGCCGGTGCGCCGGCGGGGTTCGAAGTGTGA
- a CDS encoding 3-oxoacyl-ACP synthase yields MTVSRVPEGPAPLAVRAAGWHFPVTVRDTARLPELSDLTPAERGVRAGLGIDRIRADDAPDAAALATGAARRALAAAGLAAADLRALVVVESRAPGTLLSSEATRIQELLGARDAVTFSVGGLGCVSIAPALLTARGLLAADPDLGQVLVAHGSTPATPGRYRHPVTVNGDGGGALLLSRTGPVRVLDSVQETDGRYWNLFEVAFRDVPSAQWRERCQDPAVYSFQLAVQTRNRLTALLDKLLARHGMTRTDVAGYLTQNLSVGSFGFTEESLGITVLPACRDNLREFGHLGPNDVFFNLYTALEREELGEGDRAVLINVSPVAAWSVLLVEIGAEPVR; encoded by the coding sequence GTGACCGTGTCACGCGTTCCTGAGGGCCCGGCTCCGCTGGCCGTACGGGCCGCGGGCTGGCACTTCCCGGTGACCGTCCGGGACACCGCCCGGTTGCCGGAGCTGTCGGATCTGACGCCGGCCGAACGCGGTGTTCGCGCGGGCCTGGGCATCGACCGCATCCGCGCGGACGACGCACCGGACGCGGCCGCTCTGGCCACCGGCGCGGCACGGCGGGCGCTGGCCGCCGCCGGACTGGCCGCGGCGGACCTGCGGGCCCTGGTCGTCGTCGAGTCCCGCGCCCCGGGCACCCTGCTCAGCTCCGAGGCGACCCGGATACAGGAACTGCTCGGCGCCCGGGACGCGGTCACCTTCTCGGTGGGCGGACTGGGCTGCGTCTCCATCGCCCCGGCCCTGCTCACCGCCCGCGGCCTGCTCGCCGCCGACCCGGACCTCGGCCAGGTGCTGGTCGCGCACGGCAGCACCCCCGCGACCCCGGGCCGCTACCGCCACCCGGTGACCGTCAACGGGGACGGCGGCGGCGCGCTGCTGCTCTCCCGGACCGGACCGGTGCGGGTGCTGGACTCCGTCCAGGAGACCGACGGCCGCTACTGGAACCTGTTCGAGGTCGCCTTCCGCGACGTGCCCAGCGCGCAGTGGCGGGAGCGCTGCCAGGACCCGGCCGTCTATTCCTTCCAGTTGGCGGTGCAGACCCGCAACCGGCTGACGGCGCTGCTGGACAAGCTCCTGGCCCGGCACGGAATGACCCGTACGGATGTCGCCGGATACCTCACGCAGAACCTCTCCGTCGGCAGCTTCGGATTCACCGAGGAGTCCCTCGGCATCACCGTGCTGCCGGCCTGCCGCGACAACCTGCGGGAATTCGGGCACCTGGGCCCGAACGACGTGTTCTTCAACCTGTACACGGCGCTGGAACGCGAGGAACTGGGCGAGGGGGACCGCGCGGTGCTGATCAACGTGAGTCCGGTGGCCGCGTGGAGCGTGCTGCTGGTGGAAATAGGGGCGGAGCCGGTGCGGTGA
- a CDS encoding condensation domain-containing protein produces the protein MTSRPAGDDDIAVVGIGLRLPDADDLAHFRANLRAGRDSVGPLPPARAAATGLDPAAGYLPMGHLADITGFDHSFFGLSRREAALMDPQQRIALVLAQEAVTDAGYATAGLRDHAVAVVLSSAVSSYGAPAAEPGALSSLGNVSFGLPARIAHALGLAGPCYAIDTGCNSSLIAVHHASRELACGDAEYALAGGVSVRCGALPAQDAAGLDELVSPTGRCRAFDADADGTVSGEGGAVLLLTTLGRARADGAPVHAVLRGSAVLHNGRAAATLSTPSAAAQARVIARAWRSAGADPADAGYLEAHGSGTRLGDAVELEGLAAAFASRGAGGDATARLPRLPIGSVKTNIGHLDHAAGIAGLVKAVLSVRYGELYPSLHFTRATGGVDLEAAGLEVVTGTRPWPDQEPAGRERDRLAGVSSFSLVGVNAHCVVQQPPEWGERAADGREPVAAEDEPVAAEDERAAGGHGAPTLVAVSARSREALATLCDRMAEALHAGRPRLTDVALTLNGGRDHYEHRIAVPARDSGELARRLAERAARQAATPPAGGRAAGVAGPAAPKVVLLLSPGARPAGVEPGPLPAALEPLAARHGYLAGQLAAHRALTRCGVRIDAVLSGGASHYLARQLRGELTGPEQLPADTGEAVPPVDAGKLLAVADRLSADGPVVFVEPAPDGELGALLAPHLSGRNDAEVLVADADSGLPGLLGGLYERGLDLDWSAVDALCARVAGAADRAPRRLRLPGHPMTPSRCWTGAPPVPRAPGAGAPRTPEPGTPPGDATAWLRTVFAELLGTEGEITADTDYFALGGNSIIALQLIERVEARYGFRPRLLDVYEHPTVAGFAGLLTGAAAGTAGPAAAPLPPVVPQSDLVMSFGQERMWFHHQLDKDTTLYNLPMVSHVRGPVDVEAVRGMWEGLAARHEVLRSNFVEVDGAPALRIRPELGDFFRYADVRTAPDPAAAARELVREAAGHRFDLAADPLVRVLVVRLAPEEHVIQVTMHHAVNDGGSPKVFARELPELYAAHREGRPPRLAPLPVQYRDYARWQRDLLRSAALDGELDYWKRQLGDAPQLDLPTDHPRPARKDFAGALHAFSVPAADMRALRDLAARESVTLFVVLLAALYLLLARRSGQRDLVVGTPTTGRNRGELRDLIGFFNSTVALRADLSGDPELREVLHGVRAVVAEAMEHQEIPFDRVVHALGGERDLGRAPLFDVFYVHQDLPPIQQMDGASVGYFDVDGSPVNRFGGMPEGTAKFDLTLVTSDRVGDAAMDACLEFSTQLFTAATAAGLVEEYLTLLRRLGAPGAGGIRLSGLLGPAPEAVPALTVAPAPAVAPAPVHELLVPTDRPRRPDGPPPVPSATAEEPLGAELADALAAFASRRGPDGAPPRHDPLHLALITGWTVLLAWMCGQDDVSVGTPGGPLTVGLGDEPGFASLLARVGEALPVAAGDEPERPGPRVRCDGPQPSGGPARAEGAAAELALSWRPGDSGTGAVLVLAFAPELFDTATATGLAAGLRRLLAGLLAAPDLPVHDVAPDCLDEDPAAATEPSDAPATGTRTP, from the coding sequence ATGACGAGCCGCCCGGCCGGGGACGACGACATCGCCGTGGTCGGCATCGGGCTGCGCCTGCCCGACGCGGACGACCTGGCGCACTTCCGCGCCAACCTCCGCGCGGGCCGGGACTCCGTGGGCCCGCTGCCGCCGGCCCGCGCGGCGGCGACCGGGCTGGACCCCGCCGCCGGCTACCTGCCCATGGGCCACCTCGCCGACATCACCGGCTTCGACCACTCCTTCTTCGGCCTCTCGCGCCGCGAGGCGGCCCTGATGGACCCGCAGCAGCGGATCGCCCTGGTGCTCGCGCAGGAGGCGGTGACCGACGCCGGATACGCGACGGCGGGCCTGCGGGACCACGCGGTGGCCGTCGTCCTCAGCTCCGCCGTCTCCAGTTACGGCGCGCCCGCCGCCGAACCGGGGGCGCTCAGCTCGCTGGGCAACGTCTCCTTCGGGCTGCCCGCGCGCATCGCCCACGCCCTGGGGCTGGCCGGGCCGTGCTACGCGATCGACACCGGCTGCAACAGTTCGCTGATCGCCGTCCACCACGCGAGCCGTGAACTGGCCTGCGGGGACGCCGAGTACGCCCTCGCGGGCGGCGTCAGCGTCCGCTGCGGCGCGCTGCCCGCGCAGGACGCCGCGGGGCTGGACGAGCTGGTGTCCCCCACCGGGCGCTGCCGGGCCTTCGACGCCGACGCGGACGGCACGGTGTCCGGCGAGGGCGGGGCGGTGCTGCTGCTGACCACGCTGGGGCGGGCCCGCGCGGACGGCGCCCCCGTACACGCGGTGCTCCGGGGCAGCGCCGTGCTGCACAACGGGCGGGCCGCCGCGACCCTCAGCACGCCGAGCGCGGCGGCGCAGGCGCGGGTGATCGCGCGGGCCTGGCGCTCGGCCGGTGCCGATCCCGCCGACGCCGGATATCTGGAGGCGCACGGTTCGGGGACCCGGCTCGGTGACGCGGTCGAACTGGAGGGGCTGGCCGCCGCGTTCGCGTCCCGTGGCGCGGGAGGGGACGCCACCGCCCGGCTCCCCCGCCTCCCGATCGGCTCGGTGAAGACGAACATCGGCCATCTCGACCACGCCGCCGGGATCGCGGGCCTGGTCAAGGCGGTGCTCAGCGTCCGGTACGGCGAGCTGTACCCGTCGCTGCACTTCACCCGGGCCACCGGTGGCGTCGATCTCGAAGCCGCCGGCCTGGAGGTCGTCACCGGGACACGTCCGTGGCCGGACCAGGAACCGGCCGGGCGGGAACGGGACCGGCTCGCCGGGGTCAGCTCGTTCAGCCTCGTCGGCGTCAACGCCCACTGCGTGGTGCAGCAGCCGCCGGAGTGGGGCGAGCGGGCGGCGGACGGGCGGGAGCCGGTGGCGGCCGAGGACGAGCCGGTGGCGGCCGAGGACGAGCGGGCGGCGGGCGGCCATGGGGCGCCGACGCTGGTCGCGGTGTCCGCCCGGAGCCGGGAGGCGCTGGCCACGCTGTGCGACCGCATGGCGGAGGCCCTGCACGCCGGCCGTCCGCGGCTGACCGACGTGGCCCTCACCCTCAACGGCGGGCGCGACCACTACGAGCACCGCATCGCCGTACCGGCCCGGGACTCCGGGGAACTGGCCCGGCGGCTCGCCGAACGGGCGGCGCGACAGGCGGCGACGCCGCCCGCCGGGGGCCGGGCCGCGGGCGTCGCCGGGCCCGCGGCGCCCAAGGTCGTGCTGCTGCTGTCGCCCGGCGCCCGGCCCGCAGGGGTGGAGCCCGGGCCACTGCCCGCCGCGCTGGAACCCCTGGCGGCGCGCCACGGATACCTGGCCGGCCAGCTGGCGGCCCACCGTGCGCTCACCCGCTGCGGGGTGCGGATCGACGCCGTACTCAGCGGCGGCGCGTCGCACTACCTGGCGCGGCAGTTGCGCGGCGAGCTGACCGGGCCGGAGCAGCTGCCCGCGGACACCGGGGAGGCCGTGCCGCCGGTCGACGCCGGGAAGCTGCTCGCGGTGGCGGACCGGCTGTCGGCCGACGGCCCGGTGGTCTTCGTGGAGCCCGCGCCCGACGGCGAGCTCGGTGCCCTGCTCGCCCCGCACCTGTCCGGGCGGAACGACGCCGAGGTGCTGGTGGCCGACGCGGACAGCGGCCTGCCGGGGCTGCTCGGCGGCCTGTACGAACGCGGGCTGGACCTCGACTGGTCCGCGGTGGACGCGCTCTGCGCGCGGGTGGCCGGGGCGGCGGACCGGGCACCGCGCCGGCTGCGGCTGCCGGGGCACCCGATGACGCCCAGCCGGTGCTGGACGGGGGCGCCACCGGTGCCACGCGCCCCCGGGGCCGGGGCGCCACGCACCCCGGAGCCCGGCACGCCGCCCGGCGACGCGACCGCCTGGCTGCGCACCGTCTTCGCCGAACTGCTCGGCACCGAGGGGGAGATCACCGCCGACACCGACTACTTCGCGCTCGGCGGCAACTCGATCATCGCCCTTCAGCTCATCGAACGGGTCGAGGCGCGCTACGGGTTCCGGCCCAGGCTGCTGGACGTGTACGAGCACCCCACGGTCGCCGGATTCGCGGGCCTGCTCACCGGCGCGGCCGCCGGGACGGCGGGTCCCGCCGCCGCGCCGCTGCCCCCGGTGGTGCCCCAGTCCGACCTGGTGATGTCCTTCGGCCAGGAGCGGATGTGGTTCCACCACCAGCTCGACAAGGACACCACGCTCTACAACCTGCCGATGGTCAGCCACGTACGCGGCCCGGTCGACGTGGAGGCGGTGCGCGGCATGTGGGAGGGCCTGGCCGCCCGCCACGAGGTGCTGCGGTCCAACTTCGTGGAGGTGGACGGGGCGCCCGCGCTCCGGATACGTCCGGAGCTCGGCGACTTCTTCCGGTACGCCGACGTGCGGACCGCGCCCGATCCGGCCGCCGCCGCCCGGGAGCTGGTGCGCGAGGCGGCCGGGCACCGCTTCGACCTGGCCGCGGACCCGCTGGTGCGGGTGCTGGTCGTACGGCTGGCCCCGGAGGAGCACGTCATCCAGGTGACGATGCACCACGCCGTCAACGACGGCGGCTCGCCGAAGGTCTTCGCGCGTGAGCTGCCGGAGCTGTACGCGGCGCACCGGGAGGGCCGCCCGCCGCGTCTCGCGCCGCTCCCCGTCCAGTACCGCGACTACGCCCGCTGGCAGCGCGACCTGCTGCGGTCCGCCGCACTCGACGGCGAACTGGACTACTGGAAGCGTCAGTTGGGTGACGCGCCACAGCTGGATCTGCCGACCGACCACCCGCGCCCGGCACGCAAGGACTTCGCGGGCGCGCTGCACGCCTTCTCCGTACCCGCCGCGGACATGCGGGCGCTGCGGGACCTGGCGGCCCGCGAGTCGGTCACCCTGTTCGTGGTGCTGCTGGCCGCCCTGTACCTGCTGCTGGCCCGCCGCAGCGGACAGCGCGACCTGGTCGTCGGCACCCCGACCACGGGCCGCAACCGCGGTGAGCTGCGGGACCTGATCGGATTCTTCAACAGTACGGTCGCCCTGCGCGCCGACCTGTCCGGCGACCCGGAGCTGCGGGAGGTGCTGCACGGCGTACGGGCCGTCGTCGCGGAGGCCATGGAGCACCAGGAGATCCCGTTCGACCGGGTGGTGCACGCGCTGGGCGGGGAGCGCGACCTCGGCCGCGCCCCGCTGTTCGACGTGTTCTACGTCCACCAGGACCTCCCGCCGATCCAGCAGATGGACGGCGCCTCGGTCGGGTACTTCGACGTGGACGGCTCTCCCGTCAACCGCTTCGGCGGGATGCCGGAGGGCACCGCGAAGTTCGACCTGACGCTGGTCACCTCGGACCGCGTGGGCGACGCGGCGATGGACGCCTGCCTGGAGTTCAGCACCCAGCTGTTCACCGCGGCGACGGCGGCCGGGCTGGTCGAGGAGTATCTGACGCTGCTGCGCCGGCTGGGGGCGCCGGGGGCGGGCGGAATCCGGCTGTCCGGGCTGCTGGGCCCGGCCCCGGAGGCCGTACCGGCCCTCACGGTCGCACCGGCCCCGGCGGTCGCTCCGGCGCCCGTCCATGAGCTGCTGGTGCCCACGGACCGGCCGCGCCGGCCGGACGGCCCGCCGCCCGTGCCGAGCGCCACGGCCGAAGAACCGCTCGGCGCGGAACTGGCCGACGCGCTGGCCGCCTTCGCGTCCCGCCGCGGGCCCGACGGCGCGCCTCCGCGTCACGACCCCCTGCACCTCGCACTGATCACCGGCTGGACAGTCCTGCTGGCCTGGATGTGCGGGCAGGACGACGTGTCGGTCGGAACGCCCGGCGGTCCGCTGACGGTCGGCCTGGGTGACGAGCCGGGGTTCGCGTCGCTGCTGGCCAGGGTCGGTGAGGCGCTGCCGGTCGCGGCCGGTGACGAACCGGAGCGGCCGGGCCCACGGGTGCGCTGCGACGGCCCCCAGCCGTCCGGCGGTCCCGCCCGTGCCGAAGGTGCCGCGGCCGAACTGGCCCTCTCCTGGCGCCCCGGCGACAGCGGCACCGGCGCCGTCCTGGTGCTGGCCTTCGCCCCCGAACTGTTCGACACCGCCACCGCCACGGGCCTGGCCGCCGGCCTCCGGCGGCTGCTCGCCGGCCTGCTGGCCGCACCGGACCTGCCGGTGCACGACGTGGCACCCGACTGCCTGGACGAGGACCCGGCCGCCGCCACCGAACCATCCGACGCCCCGGCCACCGGAACGAGGACCCCATGA